A window of Trachemys scripta elegans isolate TJP31775 chromosome 9, CAS_Tse_1.0, whole genome shotgun sequence genomic DNA:
AGCAGTTGAAATAGTCTATCTCCTGATCCCACTCAATACCTTTCTCATGCTCGCCCTACATTTTCCTGTGCCTACTGTGGGCTTTTGTGCGAGTGCTGGGCTgtccctgtgatgggttggaccccctgGGATGTCAcctggtgggctgggatgccactGAGGCAGACTATTcggccagcctgggcccccttttaCCTGGTCTTGCTGGGCTAGGCTCCCTGGccttttccagccaagcacacaggcacggccacacccagctgcacagagacagAGATCTGCTCTGACGAGGCTCAGCTTAAGGGGCCTGCCACAGCACCCAGATGTCATCcgttccccacacacacacacttggagtacaaacccaaaattatatgaaattcgcctcttccctcaatgtggaggaggagagtatgcacaacttcttgccctctctccccctccccccagttagaaatcatataaactgggttatattgtaaaccagaaataaatttattaactataacaggagtattttaagtagttaaggaggtagcagacaaaacaaggcagattactaagaaaatagagcacacaaactaagcttaatacattcaagaaactggttacatgcaagttctcaccctaaatgtggttctaataatcttcttcacaggccagatgcccttccagcctgggtccagttctttagaatcatagaatatcagggttggaagagacctcaggtggtcatctagtctaatcccctgctcaaagcaggaccaacaccaactaaatcatcccagccagggctttgtcaagtcgggccttaaaaacctctaaggatggagattccaccacctccctaggtaacccattccagtgcttcaccacccctcATAGTGAAGgtcttagttgtttccagcagtcatcttgggtggagTAACAGGGAAGAACTGATGACCTGAattacctcactccccacccttaaataggatttgcataaggcgggagtcctttgtttcctagtctgacacacacacacacacacacagcttcttgTGGAAAAGTTTGGAATTCAAGATGGGTTCcggtatcaggtgacatggtcacatgcctCTGTAGGGTACCTGTAAccattcttcacaggctgacccacaGGTTCATGGGAAGACTAAGCccttttacagtccattgtctcGTGCTGACGGGTCATCAGCACTGGTGGGCTTTTCACTGTTGTACCTGATGTGTTAGCAGGGGGCGtcacccaaagtaacacatttgaaatacagatacataatcaatattcctaatttcagatacagaaatgatacatgcatacaaattggataatcgcattcagtaaatcataacctttccaatgatacctcacatgagccatcttgcataaagtatctGTTATGTCATACTtgtatcataagcatattttcataaagaatatggaatgacatgTCACACCCCCCATTGGTGGTCTGCATCCAGGCCTTTGGGTATGGGGTCTGACAGATCTCTGTGCTCTGAGCACGCCTAAAGGATAGGGCCTGCGGGTAGGTGAGATAAGTGTTCCCCATCCTAATTTGAAAAGCCTGCTTTGGGGCCTCCATGGTTTCCACTTGAACTAGGGCTTCGTGCTGCCCATCAGCTGTGGGGTGGGATTAAGGGCATGTGGGGCATTAGGTCTTTCATGGCTTTGTGAATGGCGATCAGCAGAAACCTAGGTGCCTGGAGTCCtgttgggtcaggtgtcagcaaAAATGTCAATGGCACATAAATGGTGAAGTCAAGAGTCCTAGTGTATGGTAGTGCGGCCTCGCTGATCGATCACTGGCCTGGGCCTCAGGAGACTtaagttctagtcctggctctgccactggcctgctgggtggccttgagggtctcttcccctctttgtgcctcagtttccccatcagtaaaatgatgatgatattgatctcctttgtaaagcactttgagatctagtgatgagttagggattattattattagtgattAGTTGCATCACTAGATAACACTTTCCTGTTACTTGGCTAAAATTAGCCTGCTATATAAAGGTGAATTATTTTACACGGAAGCTTCTTTTTATCATTCCAGTCAGCATTACATACAAGATCTGAAACAACAATATGCTGGGCTGGGCGCTTCTTCCTGGTGCTGGGCTGCTGAGTCCTTGGTGTTTTAGCTGGGATTTTTGTGCTGTGTCTTGATTTAGAAGCACTGTGTTTACTGTTCATTGGTTGCCATAGTTCCAAGAGTTTCTCACAGTCAATAGAAGAGAGATTTCTGAGAAAGCCATTTAACTGATAACCTTAGTCTGGTGCTTGGCACATAGCACTCACTGACCATATTTTGtgattctctgtagtaactgagaTACATTTCCCTCTCTGGAACAAATCCTGGTCTCTCTATTATTAGCACTATGTGTTTAACAATAGCAGTTATACATGGGGGATCATTTCCCGTGTGGGTCAGGAGACTCTTCTTAGTTTGCACTTATTCTAGACACCTGTCAGGGGTTATAATTTATCTTTGCTTTATTTGATAAAGACCTTTCTTATCTTTCTGCGTCAAAGACACATACAGGAACTGATTGAACAAGCAAACATCCCCAATCActttctcttcccaccccattgaGTTTATTTTGCCAGTAGCCTCCTGCTGCCAGCAGCTGAggactttggattttttttcatctCCCAGCACATCTCTGTGGGCAAAGAGAAAAATCTAAAAGGTCTGGAAACTGCAGCAGACTGATGGCGGCTTGAAGAACAGAGTATGGACATTAGAAGAGAACAACCTATCTCTTGAAGAATCAGCCAAGAGTTAAAGGCACCaggtcttaattttttttctgctgaaaccCTAGAAAGCATTGGGTCCTGCTCTTTCAGTCCAGACTTCAGCTGCACATTTCCTTCCAGCTTGGCTTTCTCTGTGGTGGAGTCAGTGTAGACTGTGAAGTCAGTTACACCTCTTGGAGCCAATGTGTCTCCCATCCTTATCTCCTAAGGAAGATGAGCCACTTCTTGTATGCAGCGTTACATTTTCTCCTGGGCTTCTTCATCCCCTCAGCCAACCTGCTGGTAATTGTGGTTGTCTACAAACTAATGAagaagaagcagggcagaagCTACATCTTCATCCTTAACCTGGCTGCTGCAGACCTGCTGGTGGGAGTGATGTGCATTGCAGAGGCACTGGATGATATCCTGGATGGAGACTTTGACAAGAATTTATCCTTTTGTCTCTTGCGGATCTGCATGAGCATGACACCTTGCATTGGCTCCATTCTCACCTTGCTCTTGATTTCCCTGGATAGATACTTGGCAGTGAAGCTTCCCCTTTATTATCCTACCCTCTTGAACAAAAAACCCATCATCTTCTCTCTTGCCATTCTGTGGGCCGTCTCCATTTTGTTTGGGCACATGCCTTTGatttctccctccctgcagcaaaGCAACTACACGGGCTACTGTGGGCTCCTGTATGCAGCCAAGAGTGACTACCTGTATGTGACCTGCTTTGGGATCTTCATCCCTTCCTTGTTGGTCATGATCTGCCTGCACATCTCAGTCGGGAGGATTGCCTACTCACAGCACAAGCGAATCTGGCGCAcctgcctgcaaacagaaccCCTCACCGCTCACCTCCGCCATTTCAAGGCACTGCGGACAGTACTTATAATGATTGTCGGCTTCACCATCTGCTGGGGACCTTATTACCTGGCAGGCTTTGTGCAAGCTACTTGTGACTCCTGCAACCTGGCTGACCCGATAACGGATGTCTTATTCCTGCTGGGAGAAATCAACTCCCTCATCAACCCCCTCATCTATGCTCTGTACTGCAAAGATATAAGAAGCCAGCTGCCCAAACTGATGTGCAAGAAGAAAGGCCAAGTAAAGCCTCTGGCTGTGGTTCACTTTAATATCCAAGCCCTTGATGGTTTATCCAATGGGGAGGCTAAGAGACCCAATTTATCTGAGGTTCAAGTCCCCAATACTACTTTCTTCAACAGTTCTAGTCACTGCAAAATCGTCTTCTCAGTGTCATGATCCAAAGCAGAAGAGCAGCTCTGCATGAACCACCAGTGAAGTGGAATGTGAGACTGACAGTTTTCTAGCATAACAATCAACCAACCACCTGGACTTGGAGCACGTTGACTGGTATCCAGATTTACTACTTTCCCTTTTGTCCTCCTCTGTGTAAAAGGTAGCtgagctggctggtggggggaaaaaaatcaaaactttgtcAAAAAATGGAGGGGGTATTGGTGTTTTAAAATAGCCTGTAACAGTTCTGTTTGGACAACTAAACTCTGCAATATTTTACCACCAGTGTTATAAACCTCAACATGCCCTGAACCACTGTCCACTCTTGCTCAGACctgggtaaatcaggagtaactcctttTTGAAGTTATGTATTCATCAGGAGCAGTTACGCATAGGATCATTTCCTGTGTGGGCCAGAGAGACTCTATTTGCACTTCTTTAGAAACCCAGTGGCAGCAGGTTATTACTTTATCTTTACTTTGTTTGGTGAAGTCCTTTCGTATCTTCCTGTGCCAGCCACATTCTGTGAATGAGTGAACCTGTCATCCTACCCAGCTGTTGTCTGTTACCAAGTTAAAATGAGGTCAGGCTCTGTATCAAAATATATTGTGCAGTAGCTAAACAACACAATTCTGCTTTAccatatgtaaatatattttcctgagcttttaaaatatagcgGTGGTCAGAGGGCAGCGGCCAAAAGTTGCGGCCACCTATCTAGTGACTGACTGATGGTTTATGTGGCTTCAGCCACATAGTGCTCAGTGGATTGGTGGTCCATATCACACATGCCACCATAAAGAACGCCATTTGGCAATCTTAGCAGTGGGGGCAAGGATCAGGTGGGTATGGAGCGTGAACCATCCCTATAAGAAATCCCTCCTAGTTAGGGGTAGGAATGCACTTGAAGGACAAAATGGGAGAGCCTGCACTGTTGCTACTGGTGTGCAGAGaatgtggttaaggcactggattggaaCTTGGGAGAGCTGAATTCAGTTCCTTGCTCTTTCACTGACATTTTGTGTATGAGAgatcttggtcaagtcacttagtctctctgtgcctcgttccccagctgtaaaatggggatattaatgCTTCCCTTCTGCATGCCGGTGATAGGGGTGTGAAGATAAGTCCATAAAATCCTTGTGTGGGCTCAGCTGCTACAGTGAAGAGGGCACAAAACAAACCAGACATCTAGCCCCTGCCcaacttttctctttttaacaCAAGGTGAGTGTAATTCCTATTCAATACAGCACATGAGCTCTGTCAGGAACAGTTATGTGCTCCTCTCTGTTAGTACTGGTGTTAACTAGTCACAACCTTAAACATACACTGTATTGTTTGCACACATCCTTCTAGTGGTGATTTAACACTAAATATACTATTTATTCTTGTATAGGCTACACACACACTGGAATtttacatttctgaaaatgattaaaaacaatatttttgtagTTGGGggggttctttttttaaatacaggtcaAATGGTTCTACTCTCAACCACTATGAGCAAAGGCAGCATCTCTGACTCATGCCCGAATAGTGCATGTTTTGGACACAGTTAACATAAATCAGTGCATTCCGAAGGGCATCATTCCACTACCACTTACCACTAGGTATAATTCATGAATAATCACACTCATCTTAGTGGGACTACTAAAGGTAGAAAGCACAGTCTTTGGTGGCAGGTGGGTTACTGGCCTCCTGGATAGGTTTTGAagtaagagaaggaaaaaagagcTGTCCTTAAATTCAACCTACTGTATATGATTCCTAtaagctactttttaaaaatgtgtataaacAATGCAATTCTTCAGTACACACACAGCTGCAAATATTCCTCAGAATAATTAAACTAATATTGTCTTTATGCAACACACACACTGCTAGTCAGACAGGTGCATTTATTATAGCTCTTATTGAACAGTCAACATCATCACTTATGTCGGAATTCTTACAAAGGTACATTAATTTTAAAGCCTGTGTTGCAAGGTAGGAAGGGGGTTTGATTTTGTCCCACTGCTCAGTAGATGGGAAGTTTAAATATCCATGTAGTCTATCAAACAGACGCTGAATCTTTATTTTGCAGGCAAACAGCAGCAGGTCTTCTTCGCATACATATTTTGGTGGTGGAAGTTTACCAGGCTGCCTTACCTTTGAAAGAAAGAAGGTGTAGGGGGTGGAGAGTTATAAAATGTTTATGTTTAGAACAGCAATCAACAGTTCCTGGAGGATCAAAACTCACAGAAGCAGAGAGAAACATGAGAGCAAAACTTGCAAGGTGCCCATCAGCAAAGCTATGCCCAGCAATGGGAGCATaagcctgcccccacccccaaacctgtGAGGGGGAAGCGCTCTTTCTCTCTCAGGGCA
This region includes:
- the LOC117883163 gene encoding glucose-dependent insulinotropic receptor-like; its protein translation is MSHFLYAALHFLLGFFIPSANLLVIVVVYKLMKKKQGRSYIFILNLAAADLLVGVMCIAEALDDILDGDFDKNLSFCLLRICMSMTPCIGSILTLLLISLDRYLAVKLPLYYPTLLNKKPIIFSLAILWAVSILFGHMPLISPSLQQSNYTGYCGLLYAAKSDYLYVTCFGIFIPSLLVMICLHISVGRIAYSQHKRIWRTCLQTEPLTAHLRHFKALRTVLIMIVGFTICWGPYYLAGFVQATCDSCNLADPITDVLFLLGEINSLINPLIYALYCKDIRSQLPKLMCKKKGQVKPLAVVHFNIQALDGLSNGEAKRPNLSEVQVPNTTFFNSSSHCKIVFSVS